The Candidatus Cloacimonadota bacterium region AAGCTTATGCAGACGGTGGGGCACATTTTACTGGAAAAGATGAAAAAGGTGAGTATAGATGGCAATATCTGAATGGGAAAAAATATAAGTTATATAAAAAAGAAGGAACAAGAGCAAAGGATTGGTGGGATGACATTGCCTATTTAAATTCAATGGCAAAAGAAAGAAAAGAAAATGAGTATTCAACTCAAAAGCCAGAAGCTCTTTTAGAACGGATAATTAAAGCATCATCAAACAAAGATATGATAGTAGCCGATTTCTTTGGTGGTAGCGGTGTAACAGCAAAAGTTTCCAATGATTTGGGTAGGAAATTTATACATTGTGATGTGGGAGTAAATAGCATACAAACTGCAAGAGACCGTTTGAAAGAAGCAGGGGCAGAATTTCAAATAATGGAGATAAAAGACGGTGTAAACCTATTTCGTAATCCTGCTCAAACTATGGATAAAATGGCAATGCTTATTCCAAGTTTGCAACAAGGAATTGAAGGTGTAAGTAAATTCTGGTTTGGTGCAATACAAGATAGTAAACTCGGTACAATTCCTGTTTATGTTCCCAACTTAGTTGATAGCAAAGAGAAATTATTGGATATACCCTTAATTAATAAAATTGTAAATCAAGAATTGCAAAACCTTGAAATATCAGCTAAAAAAATAATTGTTTATTATATAGATATTATCGACTATAAAGAGATTGAACAATTTATAAAAGACAATAATGCAACTCAAATAAGTGTAGAATTAAAAGATCTAAAAAACCTTTTGCACGATGTAGTTGTTGAAGATATTGTAGAATGCAAAACTATAAAAAAAGATGATATTTACGCAACTGTAATTACTAAATTTATCAGTGATCGTTTAATTCAAAAAATTGATGAGTTTAATGAAAAAGGAAATTTACAATCCATAAAAAAAGGTAAGAAGTTTACTCCAATAAATATAAGTGATGAAGGTTTAGAATTAATAGAGTTGGTTAGTCTCGATTGCACAAATAATAAAGGTAAATGGCAAAGTGACTTTGAAATTAAAATCGATAAATTGGGTTTTGTCAGCTTCAATAATCAAAAGACAAAAGATTTCTGGAATGGTAAAATTAAAAGCAATAAAAAGCCTTTGAGATTGAAGATACGAAACATTTCCGGTGATGAATCT contains the following coding sequences:
- a CDS encoding site-specific DNA-methyltransferase — encoded protein: MPKKYIPFTPNTVEGQAVLDNFSRTRRVLRYRDNNKVYDRLKRGMPFYEVEPIEQVGKNSENLVIRGECVSACAYLKEQNIKVDLVYIDPPFASGADYAKKVYIRKNPKLAEKVKQAKQEMDNSDSRAFEDKMYRDIWKKEDYLNWMYENLQAIKSIMSATASIYVHLDTKIGHYVKILMDEVFGEDNFKNEIIWAYRRWSANANYYQNSHDIIYWFSKNDEYIWNTVYEAYADGGAHFTGKDEKGEYRWQYLNGKKYKLYKKEGTRAKDWWDDIAYLNSMAKERKENEYSTQKPEALLERIIKASSNKDMIVADFFGGSGVTAKVSNDLGRKFIHCDVGVNSIQTARDRLKEAGAEFQIMEIKDGVNLFRNPAQTMDKMAMLIPSLQQGIEGVSKFWFGAIQDSKLGTIPVYVPNLVDSKEKLLDIPLINKIVNQELQNLEISAKKIIVYYIDIIDYKEIEQFIKDNNATQISVELKDLKNLLHDVVVEDIVECKTIKKDDIYATVITKFISDRLIQKIDEFNEKGNLQSIKKGKKFTPINISDEGLELIELVSLDCTNNKGKWQSDFEIKIDKLGFVSFNNQKTKDFWNGKIKSNKKPLRLKIRNISGDESLLNL